The proteins below are encoded in one region of Deinococcus yavapaiensis KR-236:
- a CDS encoding Rod shape-determining protein MreD, which yields MRILVYLLLLIGVQGALTRLLPASVSAPDLFLLTAVALAFRWRPLPALLAAYLIGLVQDVLSHASLLGLHAAAVAGGVLLVLGLRRFLASDGLLQTIVSVTTATVGQWIAFLILTYWLRNDLVTVTTLSTVLPAALVGTLVLAPMVERFATWAFGPRGSVEEGLA from the coding sequence ATGCGAATCCTGGTGTACCTCCTGCTTCTGATCGGCGTTCAAGGCGCCCTCACTCGGCTGCTGCCCGCGAGCGTCAGCGCGCCCGACCTCTTTTTGCTGACGGCGGTGGCGCTCGCGTTTCGCTGGCGTCCGCTGCCCGCCTTGCTCGCCGCGTACCTCATCGGCCTCGTGCAAGACGTCCTGAGCCACGCGTCCCTGCTGGGCTTGCATGCCGCCGCCGTCGCGGGCGGCGTGCTGCTGGTGCTGGGCTTGCGGCGCTTTCTCGCCTCCGACGGCTTGCTTCAGACGATCGTGTCGGTCACGACGGCGACCGTGGGTCAGTGGATCGCGTTCCTGATCCTGACGTACTGGCTGCGCAACGACCTCGTGACGGTCACGACGCTCTCGACCGTTCTGCCCGCCGCGCTCGTCGGAACGCTCGTCCTCGCGCCGATGGTGGAGCGCTTCGCGACGTGGGCGTTCGGGCCGCGCGGCAGCGTCGAGGAGGGGCTGGCGTGA
- a CDS encoding Nif3-like dinuclear metal center hexameric protein, with translation MTASAPTVARAELVRWLNEYLGTTRFPDRSMNGLQIEGKPEIRRVAVAVDTNLRTIQDAVDAGADLLITHHGLFWGEPLALVGPHRTRVQEALGANLNLYTSHIPLDAHPEVGNNAMIASALGLQNAQPFGSYRGFKIGVKGDLPIPMSLQDFADRLQRLTGEICLVHGGGPGEVRRVGIISGAASESVVEAAAEELDTFITGEPKHQDFALPFELGVNSVYIGHYESETFGVRALAAKIEETFGLPWQFIHVPTGL, from the coding sequence GTGACCGCTTCCGCTCCCACCGTCGCGCGCGCCGAGCTCGTTCGCTGGCTCAACGAGTACCTCGGCACGACCCGCTTTCCCGACCGCTCGATGAACGGCCTGCAAATCGAGGGCAAGCCCGAGATTCGCCGCGTGGCCGTCGCCGTCGACACGAACCTGCGCACCATCCAAGACGCCGTGGACGCGGGCGCCGACCTGCTCATCACCCACCACGGCCTCTTTTGGGGTGAGCCGCTCGCGCTCGTCGGTCCTCACCGCACGCGCGTACAAGAAGCGCTCGGCGCGAACCTCAACCTCTACACGTCGCACATCCCGCTCGACGCGCACCCCGAAGTCGGCAACAACGCCATGATCGCCTCGGCGCTCGGATTGCAAAACGCGCAGCCGTTCGGCTCCTACCGAGGCTTCAAGATCGGCGTGAAGGGCGACTTGCCCATCCCCATGTCGCTGCAGGACTTCGCGGACCGCTTGCAGCGCCTCACCGGGGAAATCTGCCTCGTGCACGGAGGCGGGCCGGGCGAGGTGCGCCGCGTCGGAATCATTTCGGGCGCCGCGTCCGAAAGTGTCGTCGAAGCGGCGGCCGAGGAACTCGATACCTTCATCACGGGCGAGCCGAAGCACCAGGACTTCGCGTTGCCCTTCGAACTCGGAGTCAACTCCGTGTACATCGGGCATTACGAATCCGAGACTTTCGGCGTGCGCGCCCTCGCCGCCAAGATCGAGGAGACCTTCGGCTTGCCGTGGCAGTTCATCCACGTGCCGACGGGTCTGTGA
- a CDS encoding penicillin-binding transpeptidase domain-containing protein: MTRTRGRFVARPRREQGASARPASRSLVGRPHVLALLFTLFLGGFTARIYDLQIKRYSSFATQSADNFQRDEIVRALRGEIRTRDGVLIVTNRLAVDLVYKGGDIADWERLRFLSGYDNADLPKVEPGGEVTLVRNVAEDKLAALYEFTVGLGNVELRERVERFYPQGSLAAHLLGYTREANESEVKESGYALGDLVGATGLEASLQDILKGRNGVRRVEVTAAGQAQGERVVDPGQKGKDVVLTIDSRLQAAAERALREGLKQINETRARHGDPPDTSVNGAIVALDPRTNEVLALASSPTYDPNWFSQSPRPPQLADALLGRNGYSTMNRAVQMYDSGSVFKPTSTLAYIERWGNKSFSCTPFIRYGSIRRNWSFRFMGMMDGRAAIANSCNTWYYQAAIDANPVIFSNYLAQRAKELGFGRETGLEIIGEKTGYLPSQRNEEKRWADVRPAGERYFPGQALSFAIGQDALRVTPAQIAYVLSAIVDEGRQRPLTVLKAVGGEPRPRKAERRVPGDVKNFKLVKQGMEWTTTRGSGQSGTAAHILGPDKFPVPTAGKTGTAENALSKKFNLGYTNAWYEGYGPVDNPNFLVVAFFENGGEGSGTALPAVAKMFAARWCLKVDENGKLDPPMYQQTPCLGELDARGPASDGAHASTAQPTAPKKTP, from the coding sequence GTGACGCGCACGAGAGGCCGGTTCGTCGCTCGTCCCCGACGCGAGCAGGGTGCGTCCGCCCGTCCTGCTTCCCGCAGTCTCGTGGGCCGCCCGCACGTCCTCGCGCTCTTGTTCACGCTTTTCCTCGGAGGCTTCACGGCCCGCATCTACGACTTGCAGATCAAGCGGTACTCCAGCTTCGCCACGCAAAGCGCCGACAACTTTCAGCGTGACGAGATCGTGCGCGCGCTTCGCGGCGAAATCCGTACGCGTGACGGCGTGCTGATCGTCACGAACCGCCTCGCCGTGGATCTCGTGTACAAGGGCGGCGACATTGCCGATTGGGAACGGCTGCGCTTTCTCAGCGGTTACGACAACGCCGACTTGCCGAAGGTCGAGCCGGGCGGCGAAGTGACGCTTGTGCGCAACGTGGCCGAAGACAAACTGGCCGCGTTGTACGAGTTCACGGTGGGCTTGGGCAACGTGGAGTTGCGCGAGCGCGTCGAGCGCTTCTACCCGCAAGGCTCGCTCGCCGCGCACTTGCTGGGCTACACGCGCGAAGCGAACGAATCGGAAGTCAAGGAGAGCGGCTACGCCCTCGGCGATCTCGTGGGCGCGACAGGTCTCGAGGCGAGCTTGCAAGACATTTTGAAGGGCCGCAACGGCGTGCGACGCGTGGAAGTCACGGCGGCAGGTCAAGCGCAAGGCGAGCGCGTCGTCGATCCTGGTCAAAAGGGGAAGGACGTCGTCCTCACGATCGACTCGCGTCTTCAAGCGGCGGCCGAGCGGGCGCTGCGCGAAGGCCTCAAGCAAATCAACGAGACGCGCGCCAGGCACGGCGATCCGCCCGACACGAGCGTTAACGGCGCCATCGTCGCGCTCGATCCGCGCACGAACGAGGTGCTGGCGCTTGCCAGCAGCCCGACCTACGATCCGAACTGGTTCTCCCAATCGCCGAGGCCGCCGCAACTCGCCGATGCGCTGCTGGGGCGAAACGGGTACTCCACCATGAACCGCGCCGTGCAGATGTACGACTCGGGCTCGGTCTTCAAGCCGACGTCGACCCTCGCGTACATCGAGCGTTGGGGCAACAAGAGCTTTTCGTGCACGCCCTTCATTCGTTACGGCAGCATTCGCCGCAACTGGTCGTTTCGATTCATGGGGATGATGGACGGCCGTGCGGCGATCGCGAACTCTTGCAACACCTGGTACTACCAAGCGGCGATCGACGCGAATCCCGTCATCTTCAGCAACTACCTCGCTCAGCGCGCCAAGGAGCTTGGATTCGGCCGCGAGACGGGCTTGGAGATCATCGGCGAGAAGACGGGGTACTTGCCGAGCCAACGCAACGAGGAGAAGCGCTGGGCCGACGTTCGACCGGCGGGCGAACGATACTTCCCGGGCCAAGCCTTGTCGTTCGCGATCGGTCAGGACGCCCTGCGCGTGACGCCCGCACAAATCGCGTACGTTCTTTCGGCCATCGTGGACGAGGGGCGCCAGCGACCATTGACAGTCTTGAAGGCGGTCGGGGGCGAGCCGCGTCCGCGCAAGGCCGAGCGCCGAGTGCCGGGCGACGTGAAGAACTTCAAGCTCGTGAAGCAAGGCATGGAGTGGACGACGACGCGCGGCAGCGGACAAAGTGGCACGGCGGCGCACATCCTCGGGCCGGACAAGTTCCCGGTTCCGACGGCGGGCAAGACAGGTACGGCCGAGAACGCCCTCAGCAAGAAATTCAACCTCGGCTACACCAACGCGTGGTACGAAGGTTACGGCCCGGTGGACAACCCGAATTTCCTCGTCGTGGCCTTTTTCGAAAACGGCGGCGAAGGCTCGGGAACGGCCCTGCCCGCCGTGGCGAAGATGTTCGCGGCGCGCTGGTGCTTGAAGGTGGACGAAAACGGCAAGCTCGACCCGCCGATGTATCAGCAGACTCCTTGCCTTGGGGAACTGGACGCCCGCGGGCCGGCGAGCGACGGCGCGCACGCTTCCACGGCGCAGCCGACCGCCCCGAAGAAGACGCCCTGA
- a CDS encoding TrmB family transcriptional regulator, whose amino-acid sequence MSAVVHLQALGLTEYEARAYTALLALGRAQPARIARQANIPRPKIYETLQRLEARGLAARVSESPMEYAPLSAREYIERARRGFQDRLSALERDLSRLTPDPAPEAVYALRGEAAIRSLCETLALGARRCLFLAGEGPFVAHLEDVTPRGVEVTRTGLRDLPAIAAVGQSGLLLARDDEAAVIAHFVPDGSREAHGVHTHNPVIVKLVEGYVALASKAGKRAVS is encoded by the coding sequence ATGAGCGCCGTCGTCCACTTGCAAGCGCTGGGCCTGACCGAGTACGAAGCCCGCGCGTACACCGCCCTCTTGGCCCTCGGTCGCGCGCAACCCGCCAGAATCGCGCGTCAAGCCAACATTCCCCGGCCGAAGATCTACGAAACGCTGCAACGCCTCGAAGCGCGCGGACTCGCCGCGCGCGTCTCCGAGAGCCCCATGGAATATGCGCCGCTGTCCGCCCGAGAGTACATCGAGCGGGCGCGGCGCGGCTTTCAAGATCGCCTGTCGGCGTTGGAGCGTGACTTGTCGCGGCTCACGCCCGACCCCGCGCCCGAAGCCGTGTACGCCCTGCGCGGCGAGGCGGCCATCCGCTCGCTGTGCGAGACGCTCGCGCTCGGCGCGCGTCGTTGCCTCTTCTTGGCGGGAGAGGGGCCGTTCGTGGCGCACTTAGAGGACGTCACGCCGAGAGGCGTGGAGGTGACGCGAACGGGATTGCGCGACCTGCCGGCGATCGCGGCGGTGGGGCAGAGCGGCTTGTTGCTCGCGCGCGACGACGAGGCGGCCGTCATCGCGCATTTCGTGCCCGACGGTTCACGCGAGGCGCACGGCGTTCACACGCACAACCCCGTCATCGTGAAGCTCGTCGAGGGGTACGTGGCGCTCGCGTCGAAGGCGGGGAAGAGGGCGGTCAGCTGA
- a CDS encoding S41 family peptidase — MNKTGKTLLAIGLLIGTTAVGYAQFRSYSQSDLAASPLNQTLLQTIAIVEQLGLKPADRTQLFEGAIKGALATLNDPYTRYITPREAARDTEDRQGEFFGIGVTFIANDLQKGTGGTIEAVYRGLPADRAGVQVGDVFRKIDGKDVTAIPFNDLRDLVRGKEGSDVKIEFGRGSGTYEATIRRARVQVASVQSAVLPDNVGYVAINQFDNERILTEFPAVFADFKRRNIDKVVFDLRGNPGGYLDIACPVADLFLSSGDILQVRGRGGVREKVQSCDDNAQASPSPNDYTGKLAVLVDGGSASASEIVAGALQDAGRATIIGEKTYGKGVVQSVQPLANGGHLAVTFEEWLTPKGRSIQGQGIKPDVVVADTTRPRFVTYEGTGAKPGEKVRLSVGGRTLVATADDKGKFTFSDTPQRSARSNVNNDGQALVDPAKDAQLAKAVEILKGR; from the coding sequence ATGAACAAGACGGGCAAGACACTTCTCGCGATCGGTCTGCTGATCGGCACGACCGCCGTCGGGTACGCGCAATTCCGGTCGTACAGCCAAAGCGACCTCGCCGCCTCTCCGCTCAATCAGACCTTGCTTCAGACGATCGCGATCGTGGAGCAACTCGGCCTCAAGCCCGCCGACCGGACGCAACTGTTCGAAGGCGCCATCAAGGGCGCGCTCGCCACGCTGAACGATCCGTACACGCGCTACATCACTCCGCGTGAAGCCGCCCGCGACACCGAGGACCGCCAAGGCGAGTTCTTCGGCATCGGCGTGACCTTCATCGCGAACGATCTGCAAAAAGGCACGGGCGGCACGATCGAGGCGGTCTACCGAGGGCTGCCCGCAGATCGGGCAGGTGTGCAGGTCGGCGACGTGTTCCGAAAGATCGACGGCAAGGACGTCACCGCGATTCCCTTCAACGACCTCCGCGACCTCGTGCGCGGCAAGGAGGGCAGCGACGTCAAGATCGAGTTCGGGCGCGGAAGCGGCACGTACGAGGCCACCATTCGCCGCGCGCGTGTGCAAGTCGCGTCCGTGCAGTCCGCCGTGCTGCCCGACAACGTCGGATACGTCGCCATCAATCAATTCGACAACGAGCGTATCCTCACCGAGTTCCCCGCCGTCTTCGCCGACTTCAAGCGCCGCAACATCGACAAGGTCGTGTTCGACCTGCGCGGCAATCCCGGCGGCTACCTCGACATCGCCTGCCCCGTCGCCGACCTTTTTCTCTCGAGCGGTGACATCCTGCAGGTGCGCGGGCGAGGCGGCGTGCGCGAAAAGGTGCAAAGCTGCGACGACAACGCGCAAGCGTCACCTTCCCCCAACGACTACACCGGCAAGCTCGCCGTGCTCGTCGACGGCGGAAGCGCCTCCGCCTCCGAAATCGTCGCGGGCGCTCTTCAAGACGCGGGTCGCGCCACGATCATCGGCGAGAAGACCTACGGCAAGGGCGTCGTGCAGAGCGTGCAACCCCTCGCGAACGGAGGCCACCTCGCCGTCACCTTCGAAGAGTGGCTGACGCCCAAGGGACGCTCGATTCAAGGGCAAGGCATCAAGCCCGACGTCGTCGTCGCCGACACCACTCGGCCTCGATTCGTCACCTACGAGGGTACGGGCGCCAAGCCCGGCGAGAAAGTCCGCTTGTCGGTCGGAGGGCGCACGCTGGTAGCCACGGCGGACGACAAGGGCAAGTTCACCTTCTCCGATACGCCGCAACGCTCGGCGCGTTCCAACGTCAACAACGACGGCCAAGCTCTCGTCGATCCTGCCAAAGACGCGCAACTTGCCAAGGCCGTCGAGATCTTGAAGGGGCGCTGA
- a CDS encoding ParA family protein yields MSFVVTLASWKGGVGKSTLAVHLAGCLARRDKRVVLLDEDERVGSGARWASRGETLGFEVLRPEDVKPKKLRNVDFVVIDTPGRGGLRKLRETLKRTDVLLVPTGPWVTELDATRSMVEALRPHAEFEKVSCVIARAPAVGGAGKRARDALSREGVSVASTIIRAYNAYLTAAERGCLACDVRGGASAWSDVSALTSELFSA; encoded by the coding sequence GTGAGTTTCGTCGTGACGCTCGCGTCGTGGAAGGGTGGAGTCGGAAAGTCCACCCTCGCCGTTCACCTCGCCGGCTGCCTCGCTCGACGAGACAAGCGAGTGGTGCTGCTCGACGAGGACGAGCGGGTGGGCAGCGGCGCGAGGTGGGCTTCGCGCGGCGAGACGCTCGGCTTCGAGGTACTGCGTCCCGAGGACGTGAAGCCCAAGAAGCTGCGAAACGTCGACTTCGTCGTGATCGACACGCCCGGCCGGGGCGGTCTCCGCAAGCTTCGCGAAACGCTGAAGCGCACGGACGTCCTGCTGGTACCGACGGGCCCCTGGGTGACCGAGTTGGACGCGACGCGCAGCATGGTCGAGGCGCTGCGTCCTCACGCGGAGTTCGAGAAGGTGTCGTGCGTCATCGCGCGCGCCCCGGCCGTCGGCGGAGCAGGCAAGCGGGCGCGGGACGCCCTTTCCAGAGAGGGAGTCTCGGTCGCTTCGACGATCATTCGTGCGTACAACGCTTACCTGACGGCCGCCGAGCGCGGCTGCCTGGCGTGCGACGTGCGCGGTGGAGCGAGCGCGTGGAGTGACGTGAGCGCCCTCACGAGCGAGCTGTTTTCAGCTTGA
- a CDS encoding S9 family peptidase — protein sequence MTKTNPQPPVAASRPVVHERHGDRRTDEYSWLRERDHPDVMAHLHAENAFLAKVMEPLRGLQGELYQEMLSHVQETDDSPPVPWGDFEYYTRTVEGLDYPIHCRRHREGGAEEVLLDGNELKRREGLENVWIGRTLPSRDHALLAYQLDTAGAERYELRVRDLMTGAETRTGVQDVSDAGLAWSADGSYLYYIRNDEAWRPFEVYRHRLGEDPASDERLYREDDETYTLRLNTSDSGDELLLTSDSTMTTEVRRLRATDTSGAFEVIAPRRRGVEYSVEDGGHEWLILTNEDGAREFKLIGLAKEGGEVREILPHDEARFLEGVTVFENFLLVSGRSGGTTRLWVLRRDEDTAREVTFPEEVYTVRVGENHEFAATTARLVYTSLVTPSTHLDLNLETLELREVKRTPVPNYDPELYTSSRMWITARDGARVPVSLVHRKDIARPAKTLLYGYGSYGLSINPSFMATRLPLLDRGFVFAIAHIRGGGEMGRAWYEGGKLHAKSNTFTDFVDVAEHLVGQGVTTPSHLAVMGRSAGGLLMGAVTNMRPDLFKVVLAGVPFVDVVTTMLDASIPLTTLEWDEWGNPADPTFYEVMKAYSPYDNVEAKAYPHLWISTGLNDPRVAYWEPAKWAARLRERKTDGNVLVLKTLMGGGHFSSSGRYDALKETAEEYAFMIAALEGRFDA from the coding sequence ATGACGAAAACGAATCCTCAGCCGCCCGTCGCTGCGTCGCGTCCGGTCGTGCACGAGCGCCACGGAGACCGCCGCACGGACGAGTACTCGTGGCTGCGCGAGCGCGACCATCCGGACGTGATGGCGCACCTGCACGCCGAGAACGCCTTCCTCGCGAAGGTGATGGAGCCCCTCCGAGGATTGCAAGGCGAGCTGTATCAAGAGATGCTTTCGCACGTTCAGGAGACGGACGACTCGCCGCCCGTGCCATGGGGCGACTTCGAGTACTACACGCGCACCGTCGAAGGCCTCGACTACCCCATTCACTGCCGCCGCCACCGAGAAGGAGGCGCCGAGGAAGTCTTGCTCGACGGCAACGAGCTCAAGCGGCGTGAGGGCCTGGAAAACGTCTGGATCGGCCGGACCCTGCCGAGCCGCGACCATGCCCTCTTGGCGTATCAACTCGACACGGCGGGCGCGGAGCGATACGAGCTTCGCGTGCGCGACCTCATGACGGGCGCGGAAACGCGGACGGGCGTTCAAGATGTGAGTGACGCGGGCCTCGCGTGGAGCGCGGACGGATCGTACCTGTACTACATTCGCAACGACGAGGCTTGGCGGCCCTTCGAGGTGTATCGCCACCGACTCGGCGAAGATCCGGCCTCGGACGAACGGCTGTACCGCGAGGATGACGAGACGTACACGCTGCGTCTGAACACGAGCGACTCGGGCGACGAACTTCTCTTGACGTCGGATTCCACGATGACGACCGAGGTGCGGCGCCTTCGAGCGACCGACACGAGCGGCGCCTTCGAGGTGATCGCGCCGAGGCGACGTGGCGTGGAGTACAGCGTCGAGGACGGCGGGCATGAGTGGCTGATCCTCACGAACGAGGACGGCGCGCGCGAATTCAAGCTGATCGGGCTCGCCAAAGAGGGCGGCGAAGTACGCGAGATCTTGCCGCACGACGAAGCGCGCTTTCTGGAGGGCGTCACGGTCTTCGAGAACTTCTTGCTCGTGAGCGGAAGAAGCGGCGGCACGACGCGCTTGTGGGTCCTGCGCCGAGACGAGGACACGGCGCGTGAGGTGACGTTCCCCGAGGAGGTCTACACGGTGCGCGTCGGCGAGAACCACGAGTTCGCGGCGACGACCGCCAGGCTCGTGTACACGAGCCTCGTCACGCCCTCGACGCACCTCGACTTGAACCTCGAAACGCTGGAGTTGCGCGAGGTGAAGCGAACGCCCGTCCCGAACTACGATCCTGAGCTGTACACATCGTCGAGGATGTGGATCACGGCGCGTGACGGCGCGCGCGTTCCCGTGAGCCTCGTGCACCGCAAGGACATCGCGCGGCCCGCCAAAACCCTCTTGTACGGCTACGGCAGCTACGGCTTGAGCATCAACCCGTCGTTCATGGCAACGCGCCTTCCGCTGCTCGATCGAGGCTTCGTGTTCGCGATCGCGCACATTCGAGGCGGCGGCGAGATGGGCCGCGCGTGGTACGAGGGCGGCAAGCTGCACGCGAAGTCGAACACCTTCACGGACTTCGTGGACGTCGCCGAGCACCTCGTTGGGCAAGGCGTGACGACGCCTTCGCACCTCGCGGTGATGGGACGCAGCGCGGGCGGCCTTCTCATGGGCGCCGTCACCAACATGCGGCCCGACTTGTTCAAGGTGGTGCTCGCCGGCGTTCCGTTCGTGGACGTCGTGACGACGATGCTCGACGCGTCGATTCCCCTCACGACGCTCGAGTGGGACGAGTGGGGCAATCCGGCCGATCCGACGTTCTACGAGGTGATGAAGGCGTACAGTCCCTACGACAACGTCGAGGCGAAAGCCTATCCGCACTTGTGGATCTCGACGGGTCTCAACGATCCGCGCGTGGCTTACTGGGAGCCGGCGAAGTGGGCGGCGAGGCTACGCGAGCGCAAGACGGACGGGAACGTCCTCGTGCTCAAGACCCTCATGGGCGGCGGGCACTTCTCCAGCAGCGGTCGCTACGACGCCCTCAAGGAAACGGCCGAGGAGTACGCGTTCATGATCGCCGCCCTCGAAGGACGGTTCGACGCCTGA
- a CDS encoding glyoxalase: MTSLIVGLDHVQVCAPEGCEHDARRFFGEFLGLPELVKPLALRANGGAWFGLPDGRQLHVGVERPFTPATKAHPCLRCAELSAMIERARAFGIPFEIDERVDVPRLYLRDPWGNRLEIVQGAHVSELATMPQ, translated from the coding sequence ATGACTTCCTTGATCGTCGGATTGGACCACGTGCAAGTGTGCGCGCCCGAAGGATGCGAGCACGACGCCCGCCGCTTCTTCGGGGAGTTCCTCGGCTTGCCCGAACTCGTCAAGCCGCTCGCCTTGCGCGCCAACGGCGGCGCCTGGTTCGGCTTGCCCGACGGTCGGCAACTTCACGTCGGCGTAGAGCGCCCTTTCACGCCCGCGACGAAAGCGCACCCGTGCCTTCGCTGCGCCGAGCTGAGCGCCATGATCGAACGCGCCCGAGCGTTCGGAATTCCGTTCGAGATCGACGAGCGCGTCGACGTGCCTCGGCTGTATCTTCGCGATCCTTGGGGTAACCGCTTGGAGATCGTGCAGGGCGCGCACGTTTCGGAACTCGCTACAATGCCTCAGTGA
- a CDS encoding MFS transporter: MSEPTPNGWRTFLTLWGTQSLSVVGSALSYFAITIYLTQTLYPNPDQKASLAFALSAVALAGALPAIFGSPIAGAWADRHDRRRVMLTCDFGSALVSALLAVLVVFGALPLWALVPLVALGSLLGTFHGSAFDTSYAVLVPHDKLPRANGMMQTLWTLSGLLAPGLAAFLIAAPALLGQRGVALPLLHDGTALVFLLDAVSFVFAGLVLTRLHIPTPPRSDERPKSLWSDVGFGFKYIFARRPLLWLLGTFSVVNFIGGPLGVFEPLIVKFTLGPDWTARGLTFEAALAILTTIGGLGGVLGGVLISTWGGLKERRVFGVLVPMILAGFALIAFALSTNLYLSAFLAAINFGMTPILNAHSQAIWQTQVPPEMQGRVFSVRRLIAQCTGPFSTFLAGIAGGVFSPSSVLLVLGIVQVVFCIAQLFNPYLRRVEDKAWLERIAAKRSTPAAD; encoded by the coding sequence ATGTCCGAGCCGACGCCGAACGGCTGGCGCACCTTCCTGACTCTGTGGGGCACCCAGTCCCTGAGCGTCGTGGGCAGCGCGCTGTCATACTTCGCGATCACCATCTACCTCACGCAGACGCTCTACCCCAATCCCGATCAGAAGGCCAGCCTCGCGTTCGCTCTCTCGGCGGTCGCGCTCGCCGGAGCGTTGCCCGCCATTTTCGGATCGCCCATCGCGGGGGCGTGGGCGGACCGCCATGATCGGCGACGCGTCATGCTCACGTGCGACTTCGGCAGCGCCCTCGTGAGCGCCCTGCTCGCCGTCCTCGTGGTCTTCGGGGCGCTGCCGTTGTGGGCGCTCGTGCCGCTCGTCGCGCTCGGCTCCCTTCTCGGCACCTTCCACGGATCGGCGTTCGACACGAGTTACGCCGTTCTCGTTCCCCACGACAAGCTGCCTCGGGCCAACGGCATGATGCAAACGCTGTGGACGCTGTCGGGCTTGCTGGCCCCGGGGCTCGCGGCCTTCCTGATCGCCGCCCCGGCCTTGCTCGGACAGCGCGGCGTGGCGTTGCCGTTGTTGCACGACGGGACGGCCCTCGTCTTCCTCCTCGACGCGGTATCCTTCGTTTTCGCCGGTCTCGTCCTCACGCGACTGCACATCCCGACGCCACCTCGAAGCGACGAGCGGCCCAAGAGCTTGTGGTCGGACGTGGGCTTCGGCTTCAAGTACATTTTCGCGCGCCGACCGTTGCTGTGGCTGCTCGGAACGTTCAGCGTCGTGAACTTCATCGGCGGACCGCTCGGCGTGTTCGAGCCGCTCATCGTGAAGTTCACCCTCGGACCCGACTGGACGGCGCGCGGTTTGACGTTCGAGGCGGCCCTCGCCATCCTCACGACCATCGGCGGTCTCGGCGGCGTGCTCGGCGGCGTGCTCATCTCGACGTGGGGCGGCCTCAAGGAGCGGCGTGTGTTTGGCGTGCTCGTTCCCATGATTCTCGCCGGCTTCGCCTTGATCGCGTTCGCGCTGTCCACGAACTTGTACCTCTCGGCGTTTCTCGCGGCGATCAACTTCGGCATGACTCCCATCCTCAACGCGCACTCTCAAGCGATTTGGCAAACGCAGGTGCCCCCCGAGATGCAAGGCCGCGTGTTCAGCGTTCGCCGCCTGATCGCTCAGTGCACGGGTCCCTTCTCCACCTTCCTCGCCGGCATCGCCGGAGGCGTCTTCTCGCCGTCGAGCGTCCTGCTCGTCCTCGGCATCGTGCAAGTCGTGTTCTGCATCGCCCAGCTCTTCAATCCGTACTTGCGCCGCGTGGAGGACAAGGCGTGGCTGGAACGAATCGCCGCCAAGCGATCCACTCCAGCGGCCGACTGA
- the tmk gene encoding dTMP kinase translates to MSLFVTFEGPEGAGKSTQVRRLAERLDDHGVPHLLTREPGGTELGVKVREVVLESDLDIAPLSEFLLYSASRAQLVRDVIRPALDDKNVVVCDRYADSSVAYQGYGRGLPLDFLSTVTWEATGGLMPHVTFLLDLDPQEGLRRAATRGAHDRLERADLAFHERVRRGFLTLADASPERFVILDATRPPEALSEAVWFLVSRTLGASS, encoded by the coding sequence GTGAGCCTGTTCGTCACCTTCGAGGGTCCGGAGGGCGCCGGGAAAAGCACGCAAGTCCGCAGGCTCGCCGAACGCCTCGATGACCATGGCGTGCCGCACCTCCTGACGCGCGAGCCCGGCGGAACCGAACTCGGCGTGAAGGTGCGCGAAGTGGTCCTCGAAAGCGACCTCGACATCGCGCCGTTGAGCGAGTTCCTGCTGTACTCGGCGAGCCGCGCGCAACTCGTACGCGACGTCATCCGACCCGCCCTCGACGACAAAAACGTCGTGGTGTGCGACCGTTACGCCGACTCTAGCGTCGCTTACCAAGGGTACGGGCGCGGCTTGCCGCTCGATTTCCTGAGCACCGTCACGTGGGAAGCGACGGGCGGCTTGATGCCGCACGTGACCTTTTTGCTGGACCTCGATCCGCAAGAGGGCTTGCGCCGCGCGGCGACACGCGGCGCGCACGACCGCCTCGAGCGAGCGGACCTCGCCTTTCACGAGCGCGTTCGGCGCGGCTTCCTGACGCTCGCGGACGCCTCGCCGGAACGTTTCGTGATTCTCGACGCGACCCGCCCGCCCGAAGCGCTCTCGGAAGCGGTCTGGTTTCTCGTGTCGCGCACCCTCGGCGCGTCAAGCTGA